A window from Podospora bellae-mahoneyi strain CBS 112042 chromosome 1 map unlocalized CBS112042p_1, whole genome shotgun sequence encodes these proteins:
- a CDS encoding uncharacterized protein (EggNog:ENOG503NWJ9; COG:S), whose protein sequence is MSSNPRRTPMTRPDSRGLSLKTNTLQKGATFHSPTSPTSTTENVFRPPSLPRRSQSNLDDVIDSHRRRAALTLDEFDRTLAGLSISDSPSSAAARKILGEDSPPIPRGILNHTLDTVMAKENEVERKVLRPRTRRTSRHHDSDSGLGTSIASTNEKIAAKEQTVAKTTAVTRSATATRTTTTTTTQVLGQRANNRICEHTLKPLLGKPEFKDFHPLLLECPKKIQDKEIVCLRDLEKTLLLVAPERTKSAGLYLDFCLTTIQCIQATVEYLSDREQTRPRDVPYSSGYFIDLVDQIRHYAQQLSEAKEKGENDEMDVDPTDEIKLHGGIHINGRPAELVRIKKNGKMISMATGEPIESIEEESSGVVRIKRSASEELEDEEEIMRSMARRKKNATPEELAPKKCREHGCNKEFKRPCDLTKHEKTHSRPWKCPVTTCKYHEYGWPTEKEMDRHHNDKHSAAPPMFECYYKPCPYKSKRESNCKQHMEKAHGWTYVRTKTNGKKPGSSIAGGSTHPTPQLGHISTPSSDMSAGVATPPDDWSHIYSNGLEFPTYMPDSDFGMIPQELHLEYSPVDNPTPSTDSGMDHSSAYQDISTDFTLYEDIYSANVQLPTPMHANIYDKPMEPQFTPFTGAELCPLPAQLSPIGQANAMLFTPTSMVDEGFDDQHELAAMTNMASGGDFILFPNQAGVSKPMYNDSLFATDLPLQGMGTGYSQPSTQDLINGFHVDWSAHDLSAYLPQ, encoded by the exons CCATCTCTGCCACGCCGATCGCAGTCGAACCTGGACGATGTCATTGATTCCCATCGCCGCCGTgccgccttgaccttggACGAGTTTGATAGAACGCTTGCCGGTCTTTCCATCAGCGACTCGCCTTCCTCAGCGGCTGCGCGCAAGATTCTTGGCGAAGACAGCCCGCCCATTCCCCGTGGAATTCTCAACCATACCTTGGATACTGTCATGGCCAAGGAGAATGAGGTGGAACGCAAAGTACTGCGCCCTCGCACTCGCCGAACTTCTCGACATCACGACTCCGACAGCGGTCTCGGCACCTCTATTGCTTCCACTAACGAAAAAATTGCTGCGAAGGAGCAAACAGTCGCAAAGACCACTGCTGTCACTAGATCTGCCACCGCCACTCGCACGACCACAACTACCACCACACAAGTGCTCGGTCAGCGTGCCAACAACCGCATTTGCGAACACACACTCAAGCCACTCCTTGGCAAGCCGGAATTCAAGGATTTCCACCCGCTTCTGCTGGAGTGCCCAAAGAAAATTCAAGACAAGGAGATCGTCTGCCTTAGAGATCTTGAGAAGACACTTCTTCTTGTCGCACCA GAGAGAACCAAATCTGCTGGCCTGTATCTCGACTTCTGCCTGACCACCATTCAGTGCATTCAAGCCACTGTTGAGTACCTCAGCGACCGTGAGCAGACTCGGCCACGCGACGTGCCGTATAGCAGCGGCTATTTTATCGACCTGGTTGATCAGATCCGCCACTACGCCCAGCAACTTTCCGAGGCCaaagagaagggagagaaCGAcgagatggatgttgatCC AACTGACGAGATCAAACTGCACGGTGGAATCCACATCAACGGCCGCCCCGCAGAGCTGGTTCGCATCAAGAAGAACGGCAAAATGATTTCCATGGCTACCGGCGAACCTATCGAGTCGATTGAGGAAGAGAGCAGCGGCGTGGTCAGGATTAAGCGCTCGGCCAGTGAGGAGctcgaagatgaggaagagatCATGCGCTCCATGGCCAGGCGAAAGAAGAATGCTACACCCGAGGAGCTCGCGCCCAAGAAGTGCCGAGAGCACGGCTGCAACAAGGAGTTCAAGCGGCCTTGCGACTTGACCAAGCATGAAAAGACACACTCTCGGCCCTGGAAGTGTCCCGTCACTACCTGCAAGTACCACGAGTATGGATGGCCAACGGAAAAGGAGATGGATCGCCACCATAACGACAAGCACTCTGCGGCGCCCCCCATGTTTGAGTGCTATTACAAGCCATGCCCGTACAAGTCCAAGCGGGAATCCAACTGCAAGCAGCACATGGAGAAGGCACATGGCTGGACCTACGTCCGGACCAAGACCAATGGCAAGAAGCCTGGCTCCAGCATTGCTGGTGGCTCTACCCACCCCACGCCCCAACTTGGCCACATTTCCACCCCCTCGAGCGACATGAGCGCTGGGGTCGCTACTCCTCCTGATGATTGGAGCCACATCTATTCCAACGGCCTAGAGTTCCCCACCTATATGCCCGACTCTGATTTCGGCATGATCCCTCAAGAGCTCCATCTTGAGTACTCTCCGGTTGATAATCCTACTCCTTCCACTGACTCTGGCATGGACCACAGCTCTGCCTACCAGGATATCTCAACAGATTTCACACTCTATGAGGATATTTACAGTGCCAATGTGCAGCTCCCTACACCCATGCACGCCAATATCTATGACAAGCCCATGGAACCACAGTTTACCCCTTTCACCGGTGCCGAACTCTGCCCGCTACCTGCCCAGCTCTCACCCATCGGCCAAGCGAACGCTATGCTCTTCACTCCCACCTCGATGGTCGATGAGGGTTTCGATGACCAACACGAGCTTGCCGCCATGACCAATATGGCCAGCGGCGGGGACTTCATCCTTTTCCCCAACCAGGCTGGTGTTTCCAAGCCCATGTACAATGACTCCCTGTTTGCGACAGATCTCCCGCTCCAGGGCATGGGCACCGGTTACTCTCAGCCTTCCACTCAAGATCTGATTAACGGATTCCACGTTGACTGGTCAGCACATGACTTGAGCGCCTACCTTCCTCAGTAA